A single Biomphalaria glabrata chromosome 2, xgBioGlab47.1, whole genome shotgun sequence DNA region contains:
- the LOC106057425 gene encoding PRKCA-binding protein-like isoform X2, with amino-acid sequence MSDMLDYEIEEDKLGMTVTSGHVVLKKDAQNLIGISIGGGAPLCPCLYVVQVFDNTPAAKEGSLAAGDEIVGVNGQSVKGRTKVEVARMIQSIKAEVTINYNKLHADPKQGKSLDIVLKKVKHRVVENMNTNTADALGLSRAILCNDGLLKKLEEMERTATMYSGLIIQTRRLLKAIFDLSQSHKAFGEVFCDIGVREPQPAASEAFSQFGEAHRNMEKFAIKMLKTVKPMISDLNTFLHKAVPDTRLTVRKYLDAKFEYLSYCLKVKEMDDEEYSYAALQEPLYRVETGNYEYRLILRCRQEARSRFAKMRSDVLVKMELLDQKHVQDIVFQLQKFVTAMAKYHTDCHDVMKGAVVFPIEVDLSRGTFTYESANNFNDGGDDEEEEDDDEEMIGQHHPGAQGGVLTGDLLGD; translated from the exons ATGTCAGATATGTTGGATTACGAAATTGAAGAGGACAAACT gGGTATGACTGTTACCTCGGGTCATGTGGTCTTGAAGAAGGATGCTCAGAATTTGATAGGAATCAGCATAGGTGGCGGTGCCCCACTTTGTCCGTGCCTATATGTGGTCCAGGTTTTTGACAACACTCCAGCTGCTAAAGAGGGCTCCTTGGCTGCAGGGGATGAGATCGTGGGTGTCAATGGCCAGTCTGTGAAAGGTCGGACTAAGGTGGAGGTGGCACGTATGATTCAATCTATAAAG GCAGAAGTGACAATCAATTACAATAAGCTTCATGCTGATCCAAAACAAGGCAAAAGTTTAGATATAG TTCTGAAGAAAGTCAAGCACAGGGTGGTAGAAAATATGAACACTAATACTGCTGATGCTCTAGGCTTAAGTCGAGCTATTTTATGTAATG ATGGACTGTTGAAGAAGCTGGAAGAGATGGAGAGAACAGCAACCATGTACAGCGGGCTTATTATACAGACTCGTAGATTACTGAAGGCAATTTTTGATCTGTCACAGTCACACAAAG CATTTGGTGAAGTATTTTGTGACATTGGAGTCAGGGAACCACAGCCTGCGGCCAGCGAGGCTTTCTCCCAGTTTGGGGAGGCTCATCGTAACATGGAGAAGTTTGCCATCAAAATGTTGAAGACTGTCAAGCCTATGATAAGTGACCTAAACACATTTCTCCATAAAGCTGTTCCAGACACCAGACTGACTGTCAGGAAATATCTAGATGCTAAATTTGAATATCTg TCATACTGTTTGAAAGTGAAGGAGATGGATGATGAGGAGTACAGTTATGCTGCTTTGCAGGAACCTCTCTACAGGGTAGAGACTGGAAACTATGAGTACAG GCTGATCCTCCGATGTAGACAAGAGGCCAGGTCAAGATTTGCCAAGATGAGATCTGATGTCCTTGTGAAAATGGAATTGCTTGATCAAAAACATG TCCAGGACATTGTCTTCCAGCTTCAAAAGTTTGTCACTGCCATGGCCAAATATCACACAGACTGCCATGACGTCATGAAGGGTGCTGTTGTGTTCCCCATCGAGGTGGATCTGTCACGAGGGACATTCACCTACGAGAGTGCAAACAACTTTAATGATGGCGGAGAtgatgaggaggaggaggacGATGATGAGGAGATGATTGGGCAGCACCATCCAGGTGCCCAGGGTGGAGTACTGACTGGAGACCTCTTGGGAGATTGA
- the LOC106057425 gene encoding PRKCA-binding protein-like isoform X1: MSGSYDYSLVSTMDMDEMYADHNKHMPMPWEDNMGMTVTSGHVVLKKDAQNLIGISIGGGAPLCPCLYVVQVFDNTPAAKEGSLAAGDEIVGVNGQSVKGRTKVEVARMIQSIKAEVTINYNKLHADPKQGKSLDIVLKKVKHRVVENMNTNTADALGLSRAILCNDGLLKKLEEMERTATMYSGLIIQTRRLLKAIFDLSQSHKAFGEVFCDIGVREPQPAASEAFSQFGEAHRNMEKFAIKMLKTVKPMISDLNTFLHKAVPDTRLTVRKYLDAKFEYLSYCLKVKEMDDEEYSYAALQEPLYRVETGNYEYRLILRCRQEARSRFAKMRSDVLVKMELLDQKHVQDIVFQLQKFVTAMAKYHTDCHDVMKGAVVFPIEVDLSRGTFTYESANNFNDGGDDEEEEDDDEEMIGQHHPGAQGGVLTGDLLGD; the protein is encoded by the exons ATGAGTGGAAGTTATGATTATTCTCTAGTGTCCACCATGGATATGGATGAGATGTATGCCGACCACAACAAACATATGCCCATGCCTTGGGAAGACAATAT gGGTATGACTGTTACCTCGGGTCATGTGGTCTTGAAGAAGGATGCTCAGAATTTGATAGGAATCAGCATAGGTGGCGGTGCCCCACTTTGTCCGTGCCTATATGTGGTCCAGGTTTTTGACAACACTCCAGCTGCTAAAGAGGGCTCCTTGGCTGCAGGGGATGAGATCGTGGGTGTCAATGGCCAGTCTGTGAAAGGTCGGACTAAGGTGGAGGTGGCACGTATGATTCAATCTATAAAG GCAGAAGTGACAATCAATTACAATAAGCTTCATGCTGATCCAAAACAAGGCAAAAGTTTAGATATAG TTCTGAAGAAAGTCAAGCACAGGGTGGTAGAAAATATGAACACTAATACTGCTGATGCTCTAGGCTTAAGTCGAGCTATTTTATGTAATG ATGGACTGTTGAAGAAGCTGGAAGAGATGGAGAGAACAGCAACCATGTACAGCGGGCTTATTATACAGACTCGTAGATTACTGAAGGCAATTTTTGATCTGTCACAGTCACACAAAG CATTTGGTGAAGTATTTTGTGACATTGGAGTCAGGGAACCACAGCCTGCGGCCAGCGAGGCTTTCTCCCAGTTTGGGGAGGCTCATCGTAACATGGAGAAGTTTGCCATCAAAATGTTGAAGACTGTCAAGCCTATGATAAGTGACCTAAACACATTTCTCCATAAAGCTGTTCCAGACACCAGACTGACTGTCAGGAAATATCTAGATGCTAAATTTGAATATCTg TCATACTGTTTGAAAGTGAAGGAGATGGATGATGAGGAGTACAGTTATGCTGCTTTGCAGGAACCTCTCTACAGGGTAGAGACTGGAAACTATGAGTACAG GCTGATCCTCCGATGTAGACAAGAGGCCAGGTCAAGATTTGCCAAGATGAGATCTGATGTCCTTGTGAAAATGGAATTGCTTGATCAAAAACATG TCCAGGACATTGTCTTCCAGCTTCAAAAGTTTGTCACTGCCATGGCCAAATATCACACAGACTGCCATGACGTCATGAAGGGTGCTGTTGTGTTCCCCATCGAGGTGGATCTGTCACGAGGGACATTCACCTACGAGAGTGCAAACAACTTTAATGATGGCGGAGAtgatgaggaggaggaggacGATGATGAGGAGATGATTGGGCAGCACCATCCAGGTGCCCAGGGTGGAGTACTGACTGGAGACCTCTTGGGAGATTGA
- the LOC106057425 gene encoding PRKCA-binding protein-like isoform X3, translating into MRGMTVTSGHVVLKKDAQNLIGISIGGGAPLCPCLYVVQVFDNTPAAKEGSLAAGDEIVGVNGQSVKGRTKVEVARMIQSIKAEVTINYNKLHADPKQGKSLDIVLKKVKHRVVENMNTNTADALGLSRAILCNDGLLKKLEEMERTATMYSGLIIQTRRLLKAIFDLSQSHKAFGEVFCDIGVREPQPAASEAFSQFGEAHRNMEKFAIKMLKTVKPMISDLNTFLHKAVPDTRLTVRKYLDAKFEYLSYCLKVKEMDDEEYSYAALQEPLYRVETGNYEYRLILRCRQEARSRFAKMRSDVLVKMELLDQKHVQDIVFQLQKFVTAMAKYHTDCHDVMKGAVVFPIEVDLSRGTFTYESANNFNDGGDDEEEEDDDEEMIGQHHPGAQGGVLTGDLLGD; encoded by the exons ATGAG gGGTATGACTGTTACCTCGGGTCATGTGGTCTTGAAGAAGGATGCTCAGAATTTGATAGGAATCAGCATAGGTGGCGGTGCCCCACTTTGTCCGTGCCTATATGTGGTCCAGGTTTTTGACAACACTCCAGCTGCTAAAGAGGGCTCCTTGGCTGCAGGGGATGAGATCGTGGGTGTCAATGGCCAGTCTGTGAAAGGTCGGACTAAGGTGGAGGTGGCACGTATGATTCAATCTATAAAG GCAGAAGTGACAATCAATTACAATAAGCTTCATGCTGATCCAAAACAAGGCAAAAGTTTAGATATAG TTCTGAAGAAAGTCAAGCACAGGGTGGTAGAAAATATGAACACTAATACTGCTGATGCTCTAGGCTTAAGTCGAGCTATTTTATGTAATG ATGGACTGTTGAAGAAGCTGGAAGAGATGGAGAGAACAGCAACCATGTACAGCGGGCTTATTATACAGACTCGTAGATTACTGAAGGCAATTTTTGATCTGTCACAGTCACACAAAG CATTTGGTGAAGTATTTTGTGACATTGGAGTCAGGGAACCACAGCCTGCGGCCAGCGAGGCTTTCTCCCAGTTTGGGGAGGCTCATCGTAACATGGAGAAGTTTGCCATCAAAATGTTGAAGACTGTCAAGCCTATGATAAGTGACCTAAACACATTTCTCCATAAAGCTGTTCCAGACACCAGACTGACTGTCAGGAAATATCTAGATGCTAAATTTGAATATCTg TCATACTGTTTGAAAGTGAAGGAGATGGATGATGAGGAGTACAGTTATGCTGCTTTGCAGGAACCTCTCTACAGGGTAGAGACTGGAAACTATGAGTACAG GCTGATCCTCCGATGTAGACAAGAGGCCAGGTCAAGATTTGCCAAGATGAGATCTGATGTCCTTGTGAAAATGGAATTGCTTGATCAAAAACATG TCCAGGACATTGTCTTCCAGCTTCAAAAGTTTGTCACTGCCATGGCCAAATATCACACAGACTGCCATGACGTCATGAAGGGTGCTGTTGTGTTCCCCATCGAGGTGGATCTGTCACGAGGGACATTCACCTACGAGAGTGCAAACAACTTTAATGATGGCGGAGAtgatgaggaggaggaggacGATGATGAGGAGATGATTGGGCAGCACCATCCAGGTGCCCAGGGTGGAGTACTGACTGGAGACCTCTTGGGAGATTGA
- the LOC106055113 gene encoding uncharacterized protein LOC106055113, with translation MFYNLSIMDSDNEDLLSDQSDESEYNNSGEDSDSSSDESPKARSKLLSLVHSCTGGKSKPKKNRYVDPVDSTGDNIFTECSNRSRSDVTRSSDTRVTIDEWVEATLGESTSNDFPFLPTQEPGINTSLINESSSVLDCFSLLFDDEIINNLIDCINSFAEKKIMQNTPMRKRSRYHDWHPVSKYDIYKFFAAIFAMGINKRPALNDFFSTIDLFYTPFFGELFNRDRFLILFSTMLHCGEANAEGKNKVEPFINKVIQKFNIAFTPYQQVSIDEMIVGFKGRWQYKLFNPSKPSKYHIKSFGLVDSTTGYVINLLTYYGKNTSFDPEADTEGGQAIQIFCTLLKYLGKGFHIFADRYYTTRKLVDFLTNEKFLYTGTIQSNRLGFPPQVKNANIKHMESKYWMTQNKQKLVVLWKDKKSKKPVIMVSTSAQCLGVLVKHKSKPSMIDKYNKFMFGCDLADQKIGYYGLHARKSTKWWKKLFLWIIEIACSNAHVLYNLSRPDHIKKSFLSLKQFKIQLVDLLCAEASTLIPQEEKEKRKISMGRPRINPLARLSGGRHIIDIGDKQRRCKVCSNSKPVRTLFFCMDCPDQPALHPKDCFKIWHTQAII, from the coding sequence atgttttataatttgTCAATTATGGATAGTGATAATGAAGATCTATTATCAGATCAGTCAGATGAATCTGAATACAATAATAGTGGAGAAGATAGTGATTCTAGTAGTGATGAATCTCCTAAGGCAAGATCTAAGCTTTTATCCCTTGTGCACTCTTGCACTGGTGGTAAATCTAAACCAAAGAAGAACAGATATGTTGACCCTGTTGATTCAACTGGAGATAATATTTTCACAGAATGtagcaatagatctagatctgatgttactagatctagtgacactAGAGTTACTATTGATGAATGGGTAGAAGCTACTTTAGGTGAATCAACAAGCAATGATTTTCCCTTTTTGCCTACTCAAGAACCAGGTATAAATACAAGCCTAATCAATGAATCCTCTTCTGTTCTTGAttgtttttcattattatttgatgATGAGATTATAAATAATCTGATTGACTGCATCAACAGTTTtgcagaaaagaaaataatgcaAAATACACCCATGAGAAAAAGATCAAGGTACCATGACTGGCATCCAGTTTCTAAGTatgatatttataaattttttgcTGCTATATTTGCAATGGGTATCAACAAAAGACCTGCACTTAATGATTTCTTTTCTACCATTGATTTGTTCTATACACCATTCTTTGGTGAATTGTTcaacagagataggtttctaattttgttttctactatGCTACACTGTGGTGAAGCCAATGCAGAAGGTAAAAATAAAGTTGAACCTTTTATCAACAAAGTTATACAAAAATTTAACATAGCCTTTACTCCATATCAGCAAGTCTCAATTGATGAGATGATTGTTGGATTCAAAGGAAGATGGCAATATAAGCTGTTCAACCCTTCTAAGCCTTCAAAGTATCACATCAAAAGCTTTGGTTTGGTTGATAGCACCACTGGATATGTCATCAACCTTCTTACATATTATGGCAAGAATACATCTTTTGACCCTGAGGCTGATACAGAAGGAGGCCAGGCTATACAAATTTTTTGCACTCTTCTAAAATATTTAGGTAAAGGCTTCCATATTTTTGCAGACAGGTATTATACAACAAGAAAATTAGTTGATTTTTTGACTAATGAAAAGTTTTTATACACTGGCACCATTCAAAGTAATAGGTTGGGATTTCCACCTCAAGTAAAAAATGCTAACATCAAGCATATGGAATCCAAGTATTGGatgacacaaaacaaacaaaaactagtTGTTTTGTGGAAGGATAAAAAATCAAAAAAGCCAGTCATTATGGTATCCACAAGTGCACAATGCCTGGGTGTTTTGGTAAAACACAAAAGTAAACCATCCATGATTGACAAGTACAATAAATTCATGTTTGGTTGTGACCTAGCAGATCAAAAAATTGGCTACTATGGCCTGCATGCAAGAAAATCAACCAAATGGTGGAAAAAGCTTTTTCTTTGGATTATAGAAATTGCCTGTTCTAATGCCCATGTTTTATATAATCTTAGTAGACCAGATCATATCAAAAAGTCTTTTCTGAGCTTGAAACAATTCAAGATTCAGCTGGTGGATTTACTTTGTGCTGAAGCTTCCACACTCATAccacaagaagaaaaagagaagagaaaaataTCAATGGGTCGTCCTCGAATCAATCCACTGGCAAGACTTTCAGGGGGAAGACACATAATAGACATTGGTGATAAACAGAGACGTTGCAAAGTTTGCAGCAATTCTAAGCCTGTTCggacattatttttttgtatggatTGTCCTGATCAGCCTGCCCTTCACCCTAAGGATTGTTTCAAAATTTGGCATACTCAGGCTATAATTTGA
- the LOC106057253 gene encoding SPRY domain-containing SOCS box protein 3-like, whose translation MTQTGQPAIRDYHLENWVWDRNSKPAEVLLSSTHEAAYFYIDPIIESTGTVAVRGTKGFADGEHYWEIVFLEPPIGTSVMIGVGTRKAQLKSKHYQYIHLLGKDKESWGLSYKGFIWHNGISKRYCDPFYERSTVIGVLLNRYKGTLSFFKNGVSLGEAFNGLNAVKEPLYPMISSSSTQTELELGARTCRYVTLQEKCFSKIRNSLQDTDSIDNLPLPRLMKLHLKML comes from the exons ATGACACAGACAGGTCAGCCAGCAATAAGAGACTATCATCTGGAAAACTGGGTTTGGGATCGCAACTCTAAACCAGCAGAAGTTCTTCTATCGTCTACGCACGAGGCTGCATATTTCTACATCGATCCCATAATTGAAAGTACAGGGACTGTAG CTGTGAGGGGTACCAAAGGTTTTGCCGATGGGGAACACTACTGGGAGATTGTCTTTCTGGAACCTCCGATTGGAACATCTGTGATGATTGGGGTCGGCACAAGGAAGGCCCAGTTGAAATCCAAGCACTATCAGTACATACATCTTCTAG GTAAAGATAAAGAAAGCTGGGGTCTGTCTTACAAAGGATTCATCTGGCATAATGGAATCAGCAAACGTTACTGTGACCCATTCTACGAGCGGTCCACGGTCATAGGCGTACTGCTCAACAGATACAAGGGCACGCTCTCTTTCTTCAAGAATGGCGTGAGCTTGGGAGAGGCTTTCAACGGTTTGAACGCTGTCAAGGAGCCTCTGTATCCCATGATTAGCTCCTCGTCCACCCAGACTGAGCTCGAGTTGGGAGCCAGGACATGCCGCTACGTGACCTTACAGGAGAAATGCTTTTCAAAAATACGCAACAGTTTACAGGACACTGATTCTATTGATAATCTCCCTTTGCCTAGATTAATGAAACTTCACTTAAAGATGCTTTAA